Proteins co-encoded in one Plasmodium reichenowi strain SY57 chromosome 10, whole genome shotgun sequence genomic window:
- a CDS encoding pre-mRNA splicing factor, putative, with amino-acid sequence MSFKPRFSKSSSCIYVGNLPGNVIEEEVYDLFGKYGRIKYIDIKPSRSSSSSYAFVHYYDLKDADYAIERRDGYKFDGFRLRVEHSGENRSFGKYRKKDDGVGPPIRTENRVIVTNLPDNCRWQHLKDIMRQCGDVGYANIERGKGIVEFVSYDDMLYAIEKFDGAEFKVYDDVTNIKVRRDKRGSSYMKRYRNDYSPKYKKRRRYSNESGLSDRDRSRSRRYSKSSNSSNKRNNKYESHSQSLSDNRNSYRNRSKGKKRSGYKGKRSYSSYENQNDDISRSRSDHGSRSGDRSYRKKTNKNESSSDVLSKHSSAYRDSDSEKNKSYRKRLSSDNRSHSRRRTVSEDRSERRRSLSEDRSNSRKRNASTDFKRELNSDDDKKSKKKRSYSASPRSAYKSSSREIKSQEKSNDRLSESKKSYKSQSASVRYNSTEEKKSDDETVKPKRGGRGNAKNTGKNKNTKGSKKGAKTEENHDSKSVSNDRNKSDKSEDKEKPEVVSKDEEDKKTGGAEVKPKRGRRGRKKANAADENANGNVSN; translated from the exons atgAGTTTTAAACCAAGATTCAGTAAATCATCTTCGTGTATATATGTAGGAAATTTACCAGGCAATGTCATTGAAGAAGAAGTTTACGATTTATTTGGAAAG tatGGGCGTATAAAGTACATAGATATAAAGCCATCAAGATCTTCCTCTAGTTCTTATGCTTTTGttcattattatgatttGAA AGATGCAGATTATGCAATAGAAAGAAGAGATGGATATAAATTTGATGGATTTCGTTTACGTGTTGAACATTCAGGAGAAAACAGAAG ttttggaaaatatagaaaaaaagatGATGGTGTTGGCCCACCTATAAGAACTGAAAATAGAGTAATTGTTACTAATTTACCAGATAATTGCAGGTGGCAACatttaaaagatattatGAGACAATGTGGTGATGTGGGATATGCTAATATTGAACGAGGAAAAGGTATAGTAGAATTTGTAAGTTATGATGATATGTTATATGCAATTGAAAAATTTGATGGTGCAGAATTTAAAGTGTATGACGATGttacaaatattaaagTTAGAAGAGATAAAAGAGGTTCTTCTTATATGAAAAGATATAGAAATGATTATAGTCctaaatataaaaaaagacGTAGATATAGTAATGAATCGGGATTATCAGATAGAGATCGATCAAGATCTAGAAGATACAGTAAATCTAGTAATTCATCaaacaaaagaaataataaatatgaatcTCATAGTCAAAGTTTAAGCGATAATAGAAATAGTTACAGAAATAGAAGTAAGGGTAAAAAAAGAAGTGGATATAAAGGGAAAAGAAGTTATAGTTCTTATGAAAACCAAAACGATGATATTAGTAGGAGTAGATCTGATCATGGATCAAGAAGTGGTGATAGAAGTTATAGAAAgaaaacaaataaaaatgaaagcTCTAGTGATGTATTAAGTAAACATTCTAGTGCATACCGAGATAGCGATagtgaaaaaaataaaagcTATAGAAAACGTTTATCAAGTGATAACAGAAGTCATAGCAGACGAAGAACTGTAAGTGAAGATAGAAGTGAAAGAAGGAGAAGTTTAAGTGAAGATAGAAGTAATAGTAGAAAAAGGAACGCAAGCACCGACTTCAAAAGAGAACTAAATTcagatgatgataaaaaaagtaaaaaaaaaagaagcTATAGCGCTTCACCGAGATCGGCATACAAGAGCAGTTCACGTGAGATAAAAAGTCAAGAAAAAAGCAATGACAGATTAAGTGAATCAAAAAAGAGTTATAAATCTCAAAGTGCTTCTGTTAGATACAATAGCACAGAAGAGAAAAAAAGCGATGATGAAACTGTAAAACCCAAGAGAGGTGGTAGGGGAAATGCAAAGAATACAGGGAAGAATAAGAATACTAAAGGAAGTAAAAAAGGTGCTAAAACAGAAGAAAATCATGATTCTAAAAGTGTTTCCAATGATAGAAATAAAAGTGATAAATCGGAAGACAAAGAAAAACCTGAAGTTGTAAGTAAAGATGAAGAAGATAAGAAAACAGGAGGTGCAGAAGTAAAACCTAAGAGAGGAAGAAgaggaagaaaaaaagcTAATGCAGCAGATGAAAATGCAAATGGTAATGTTAGCAACTAA
- a CDS encoding citrate synthase, mitochondrial precursor, putative → MEGIRYLSCNKILHKRTGSTKTLINSLRKRYVHNNFKKKTCEQVLNTVNKLHNEKRYFNFSCSFTKSSRWNICMNRHNSRFFSSNESNKNLYLENYANIRKHINSIDNEESVIMNILKEKTYECIQKTREQLKEIIHTYPNTPISICTPNNVIGGLRNTITLITDTSILEKKKGILFRGKPVEKILKEFPKWDNTCEYPMAEAMLWFLLTKEVPAVDDLKLLSRELYCRAKKIPQFVFDFIDNIPPFTHPMSQLVSTVSFLESLSLFKYKYSEGILKTDYWKYILEDAISLISQIQVIGAYIFKRTFINNDIRKGEGMNLDLDLDWSANFAKLIGYENKEVQDLLRLYFLLHSDHEGGNASAHVSHLIGSTLGNPYLSYSGCVMALSGPLHGLANQECLKFLLDIKKQLGDNQLTYEFVEKYAKNLLKSGRVIPGYGHAVLRVPDPRFLALRSFALSHFPDDPIIQILEMCYKVIPGILSASGKVKNPYPNVDCSSGSVLHHYGIKYPEYYTVLFALSRSIGVMSQLVLSRGLMYPLERPKSVDIYNLRKICEKNYVKIEEYE, encoded by the coding sequence atggaaGGAATAAGGTACCTATCATGCAATAAAATTTTGCATAAAAGAACAGGGTCTACAAAAACGCTTATAAATTCATTAAGAAAAAGATATGTgcataataattttaaaaagaaaactTGTGAACAAGTATTAAATACTGTAAATAAATTGCATAATGAAAAGCgatattttaatttttcttgttCTTTTACAAAATCCAGTAGATGGAATATTTGTATGAATAGACATAACAGTCGTTTTTTTTCTAGCAATGAATCTAATAAGAATTTATATCTTGAAAATTATGCTAATATTAGAAAACATATCAATAGTATAGATAATGAAGAATCTgttattatgaatattttgaAAGAAAAGACATATGAATGTATTCAGAAAACAAGAGAACAgttaaaagaaattatacatacatatcCCAATACACCTATATCTATATGTACACCTAATAATGTAATAGGTGGATTAAGAAATACCATAACCCTAATTACAGATACATCCattttagaaaaaaaaaaaggaatattaTTTAGAGGTAAGCCtgtagaaaaaatattaaaagaatttCCAAAATGGGATAATACTTGTGAATATCCTATGGCTGAAGCAATGCTTTGGtttttattaacaaaaGAAGTACCAGCTGTAGATGACTTAAAACTTTTGTCAAGAGAATTATATTGCAGAGCTAAAAAAATTCCACAGTTTGTTTTTGATTTTATAGATAACATTCCACCATTTACTCATCCAATGAGTCAATTAGTATCTACTGTTTCATTTTTAGAATCTTTATCcttatttaaatataaatattcagAAGGCATATTAAAAACAGATTACtggaaatatattttagaAGATGCGATTTCTTTAATATCTCAAATTCAAGTTATTGGTGcgtatatttttaaaagaacatttataaataatgatataagAAAAGGAGAAGGTATGAATTTAGATCTTGATCTTGATTGGTCAGCTAATTTTGCCAAATTAATAGGttatgaaaataaagaagTACAAGATTTACTAAGACTTTATTTCTTACTACACAGTGATCATGAGGGTGGAAATGCAAGTGCACATGTATCACATTTAATTGGTAGTACCTTAGGAAATCCATATTTGTCCTATTCTGGTTGTGTTATGGCATTATCTGGACCTTTACATGGACTAGCCAATCAAGAATGTCTCAAGTTTTTATTGGATATTAAAAAACAGTTAGGTGATAACCAACTTACCTATGAATTTGTTGAAAAATATGCTAAAAATCTTTTGAAATCTGGAAGAGTTATACCTGGATATGGTCATGCAGTTTTAAGAGTTCCTGATCCTCGTTTCTTAGCCCTTAGAAGTTTTGCATTATCACACTTTCCAGATGACCCAATAATACAAATACTTGAAATGTGTTACAAAGTTATACCAGGTATTTTATCAGCAAGTGGAAAAGTTAAAAATCCATATCCTAATGTAGATTGTTCTAGTGGATCAGTATTACATCATTATGGTATAAAATATCCTGAATATTATACTGTACTTTTTGCCCTTTCTAGATCCATTGGTGTAATGTCTCAGTTGGTTTTATCTAGAGGATTAATGTATCCCTTAGAAAGACCCAAATCTGTAGacatttataatttaagGAAAATTTGTGAGAAgaattatgtaaaaattgaagaatatgaataa
- a CDS encoding kelch protein, putative, with protein MVKKDKKSKEKKEKLKLKKEKQKLKSLKSKKKKKDTLSDEDFDTICLYYENLNKKDKFGHININTTSNNTFVECEKPSPRSNCSITFINDEEFILFGGEYNDNNELISYNDLFKYNIVKNKWKYYFTTSKKPKPRCSHQTVYFNKKLYIFGGELCTNTQFFHYNDFWSFDLKNNVFEEIETKNKKDDNKPSPRSGHRMILWKNYIVMFGGFFDNGKSIEYFNDLYIYIINSNIWINLTNVYMDSLFKRLTENNSSNNDNNLSVASEKKKDLNKGKNAQILKSKFFKNFDLDSFMPSKRSSVCLFTDMKYEKIYIYGGYSQIKNTTRNAIGFYFNDMWILNINLMNEDNISVNFKKLKKSIFQPCKRTGFSTCIYKNSLILFGGVFDKKVENNSKKIDNSNNNNNMLEESLNLKSLFFNDLYLFDMNKEHWSYLNIKDKEETKELNKTSKANKKNHEKLEENKIGTNIKKDKFQQMEGKINCEENNNNNNNKKTQSKYEETSDGHVSSCFSDDNDEDYYSNVFVYFDENGKRQIIKIEKEEKNKSCYNEKKDFDDMLKVNENNDYLNHSLDEEKNINIDKLIDNHSVFLQTKDIITTGNGNKVTKIVGDENEHCQNISNVPLNETILYVPLNNTANSENFMYSQELNDSTNVIKVQHINDSENVDEETCKEDSVDEDIKDNSNSDSDSNKEEKKKKFVISEEEPIGRINSHIFVLNKNLYVYGGMYEYKNNEIILSDYWKINLFKREKWELLDKGNLDDIYLEESDMSSTISINDDDKDEKEIEDLIICSKIKKLEKKIKELDKGLALDIKENLNEFFLRTKDYWLKELNKISETKEIRKEAFYLCEQKYKVIKKYYNKIQKYKELLMEDDDERSISETISSEQEQSSN; from the coding sequence ATGgtaaaaaaagataaaaaaagtaaagaaaagaaagaaaagttaaaattaaaaaaagaaaagcAGAAGCTTAAATCGTTGAAATcaaagaagaaaaaaaaggataCATTAAGTGATGAAGATTTTGATAcaatttgtttatattatgaaaatttaaataagaAAGATAAGTTTGGGCATATCAATATAAATACGACTTCTAATAATACTTTTGTAGAATGTGAAAAGCCAAGTCCTAGGTCAAATTGTTCTATAACTTTTATTAATGATGaagaatttattttatttggaggtgaatataatgataataatgaattaatatcatataatgatttatttaaatataatattgtaaaaaataaatggaAGTATTATTTTACTACTTCAAAAAAGCCTAAACCTCGATGTTCTCATCAGACTGTTTATTTCAATaaaaagttatatatatttggtGGGGAATTATGTACAAATACtcaattttttcattataatgATTTCTGGAGTTttgatttaaaaaataatgtatttGAAGAAATTGAAactaaaaataaaaaagatgataataaacCATCACCCAGAAGTGGTCATCGTATGATTTTGtggaaaaattatattgtaATGTTTGGAGGTTTTTTTGATAATGGGAAATCTAtagaatattttaatgacttatatatttatataataaattcaaatatatGGATAAACTTAACGAACGTATATATGGATTCTTTATTCAAAAGATTGACTGAAAATAATTCAtcaaataatgataataatcTTTCAGTTGCATccgaaaaaaaaaaagacttaaataaaggaaaaaacgcacaaattttaaaaagtaagttttttaaaaattttgattTAGATTCTTTTATGCCCTCGAAAAGGTCAAGCGTGTGTTTATTTACAGATAtgaaatatgaaaaaatatatatatatggtgGATATTctcaaataaaaaacacTACTAGAAATGCTATAGGATTTTATTTTAACGATATGTGgattttaaatataaatttaatgaATGAAGATAACATATCAgtaaattttaaaaaattaaaaaaaagtattttTCAACCATGTAAAAGGACTGGTTTTAgtacatgtatatataaaaactCTCTCATTTTATTTGGAGGTGTTTTTGATAAAAAGGTAGAAAATAATTCCAAAAAAATAGATAATTctaacaataataataatatgttagAGGAATCATTAAACTTAAAGTCTCTTTTTTTCAATgatctttatttatttgatatGAATAAAGAACATTGGTCCTACTTAAATATAAAGGATAAAGAAGAAACAAAAGAATTAAACAAAACATCTAAAgcaaataaaaaaaatcatgaaaaattagaagaaaataaaataggAACCAATATTAAGAAAGATAAATTTCAGCAAATGGAAGGGAAAATAAATTgtgaagaaaataataataataataataataaaaaaactCAATCTAAATATGAAGAGACTTCAGATGGACATGTATCCAGTTGCTTtagtgatgataatgatgaagattattattctaatgtgtttgtttattttgatgaaaatggaaaaagacaaattataaaaatagaaaaagaggaaaaaaataagtcatgttataatgaaaagaaaGATTTTGATGATATGTTAAAAGTGAACGAAAACAATGATTATTTGAATCATTCATtagatgaagaaaaaaatataaatatagataaattAATTGATAATCATTCTGTTTTTCTTCAAACAAAAGATATTATTACAACAGGAAATGGGAATAAAGTTACAAAAATTGTTGGAGATGAAAATGAGCATTGTCAAAATATTTCTAACGTACCTTTAAATGAAACAATTCTTTATGTACCTTTAAACAATACAGCCAATTCTGAGAATTTTATGTATTCACAAGAATTAAATGATTCCACAAATGTGATTAAAGTTCAACATATAAATGACAGTGAAAATGTAGATGAAGAAACATGTAAAGAGGATTCAGTTGATGAAGATATAAAGGATAATAGTAATTCTGACTCAGATAGTAATAAAGAAgagaagaagaaaaaattcGTAATAAGTGAGGAAGAACCTATTGGAAGAATTAATAGTCATATATTTGTTCTTaacaaaaatttatatgtgtatgGTGGAATGTATgaatataagaataatgaaattataCTTAGTGATTATTGgaaaattaatttattcaAAAGAGAAAAATGGGAATTATTAGATAAAGGTAATTTAGATGATATTTATTTGGAAGAATCTGATATGAGTTCCACAATTTCAATTAATGATGACGATAAAGATGAGAAAGAAATAGAAGatttaattatttgtagtaaaattaaaaaattagaaaaaaaaataaaagagCTAGACAAGGGATTAGCTTTAgatattaaagaaaatttaaatgaattCTTTTTAAGAACAAAAGACTATTGgttaaaagaattaaataaaataagtgAAACCAAAGAAATTAGAAAAGAAGccttttatttatgtgaacaaaaatataaagttattaaaaaatattataataaaattcaaaaatataaagaattattaatGGAAGATGATGACGAAAGAAGTATTAGTGAAACCATTTCAAGTGAACAAGAGCAAAGTTCTAAttag
- a CDS encoding phospholipid scramblase, putative: MEEKNIHMQPNINYSYRNPNMYNMNYHNPIVPPPQQQMQLFVNEWKSILSPMQTCKIKQQFDDREFVADYFMGFKLDFNNKYLILDASTELMKFTACEKSEFCYRNCLPKICIPMNMKILSYGKEISKPDILMEKDCTCTFLCFNRPTIKMYDFSNNNNKELIGIIKTPYKCCSYNFNLFDSSNNKIMYMDDTCCQMSILCPCPWGPFKYSNFFLRDANSKEKIAHLRKEVPFLKFVKRDIDNYTLDFEQVQNPEWKMMLLAFALFLDYMYYDRK, from the coding sequence atggaagagaaaaatatacatatgcaaccaaatataaattacaGTTATCGTAACCCTAATATGTACAATATGAATTACCATAACCCTATAGTCCCCCCACCTCAACAACAAATGCAGTTGTTTGTAAATGAATGGAAGAGTATTTTAAGTCCTATGCAAACttgtaaaataaaacaacaATTTGATGATAGAGAATTTGTAGCAGATTATTTTATGGGTTTCAAATTagattttaataataaatatttaattttgGATGCTTCAACTGAACTTATGAAATTTACAGCTTGTGAAAAATCTGAATTTTGTTATAGGAATTGTTTACCTAAAATATGTATTCCAATGAATATGAAGATATTATCATATGGAAAAGAAATTAGTAAACCTGATATTTTAATGGAAAAAGATTGTACCTGTACTTTTCTATGTTTTAATAGACCTACCATAAAAATGTATgatttttcaaataataataataaagaacTTATTGGAATTATTAAAACTCCATATAAGTGTTGCtcttataattttaatttatttgattcttctaataataaaattatgtatatgGATGATACTTGTTGCCAAATGAGTATCTTATGCCCTTGCCCATGGGGCCCATTTAAATACAGTAACTTTTTTTTACGTGATGCAAattcaaaagaaaaaattgCTCACCTACGTAAAGAAGTACCTTTTCTCAAATTTGTTAAACGTGATATTGATAATTATACATTGGACTTTGAACAAGTTCAAAACCCTGAATGGAAAATGATGCTCTTAGCATTTGCCCTCTTCTTAgattatatgtattatgATCGTAAATAG
- a CDS encoding 4-hydroxy-3-methylbut-2-en-1-yl diphosphate synthase, protein MSYIKRLILFMLLFYSHVKIKKLFIKISNVNIFFAEAKKNGKKEFFLFLLNIKKNSQQKKNYHITKRNTINKSDFLYSLLNEEGNPSKKEYKNLKDEEKYNIIQNIKKYCECTKKYKRLPTREVVIGNVKIGGNNKIAIQTMTSCDTRNVEECVYQIRKCKDLGADIVRLTVQGVQEAQASYHIKEKLLSENVNIPLVADIHFNPKIALMAADVFEKIRVNPGNYVDGRKKWIDKVYKTKEEFDEGKLFIKEKFVPLIEKCKRLNRAIRIGTNHGSLSSRVLSYYGDTPLGMVESAFEFSDLCIENNFYNLVFSMKASNAYVMIQSYRLLVSKQYERNMMFPIHLGVTEAGFGDNGRIKSYLGIGSLLYDGIGDTIRISLTEDPWEELTPCKKLIENLKKRIFYNENFKEDNELKNNEMDTKNLLNFEENYRNFNNIKKRNVEKNNNVLHEECTIGNVVTIKELEDSLQIFKDLNLEVDSNGNLKKGAQTTDMVIINDFHNITNLGKKTVDKLMQVGINIVVQYEPHNIEFIEKMEPNNDNNNNNNILFYVDIKNIMNSSEKNIKLSNSKGYGLILNGKEDIQTIKKIKELNPRPLFILLKSDNIYEHVLITRRINELLQSLNINIPYIHYVDINSDNYDDILVNSTLYAGSCLMDLMGDGLIVNVTNDVLTNKKKIETKYDEKEEVEEEGNNKHIHRLLSRVALNSFLTLNILQDTRIRLFKTDYIACPSCGRTLFNIQETTKKIMKLTGHLKGVKIAVMGCIVNGIGEMADAHFGYVGSAPKKIDLYYGKELVERNIPEEEACDKLIELIKKHNKWKDP, encoded by the coding sequence ATgagttatataaaaagacTGATTCTTTTTATGTTACTGTTTTATTCACAtgtaaaaattaaaaaattatttattaaaatttctaatgtaaacatattttttgcAGAAGCAAAgaaaaatggaaaaaaggaattctttctttttttactaaatataaaaaaaaatagccaacagaaaaaaaattatcatattaCCAAAAGGAATACCATAAATAAAAGtgattttttatattctttacTAAATGAAGAAGGGAATCCTTcaaaaaaggaatataaaaatttaaaagatgaagaaaaatataatatcatacaaaatataaaaaaatattgtgAATGTactaaaaaatataaaaggCTCCCAACACGAGAAGTAGTTATTGGAAATGTTAAAATTGGaggaaataataaaatagcTATTCAAACTATGACTAGCTGTGATACAAGAAATGTAGAAGAATGTGTATATCAAATTAGAAAATGTAAAGATTTGGGTGCTGACATTGTAAGGTTGACTGTTCAAGGAGTTCAAGAAGCACAAGCTAGTTATcatattaaagaaaaattattatctgaaaatgtaaatatcCCATTAGTAGCAgatattcattttaatCCTAAAATAGCTTTAATGGCAGCTGATGTGTTTGAAAAAATTCGAGTGAATCCAGGAAATTATGTTGAtggaagaaaaaaatggatAGATAAAGTTTATAAAACTAAAGAAGAATTTGATGAAGggaaattatttataaaagaaaaatttgTACCATTAATTGAAAAATGTAAAAGATTAAATAGAGCAATAAGAATTGGAACAAATCATGGATCTCTTTCATCTCGAgtattatcatattatgGAGATACACCATTAGGTATGGTAGAATCGGCTTTTGAGTTTTCTGATTTATGTATTGAAAACAATTTTTACAATCTTGTTTTTTCTATGAAAGCTTCTAATGCTTATGTTATGATACAATCTTATAGATTATTAGTATCTAAACAATATGAAAGAAATATGATGTTCCCTATACATTTAGGAGTTACAGAAGCAGGATTTGGTGATAATGGAAGAATAAAATCTTATTTAGGTATAGgatctttattatatgatgGTATAGGAGATACCATTCGTATATCTTTAACAGAAGATCCTTGGGAAGAGTTAACTCCttgtaaaaaattaattgaaaatttaaagaaaagaatattttataatgaaaattttaaagaagataatgaattaaaaaataatgaaatgGATACCAAAAACCTATTAAATTTTGAAGAAAATTATCgaaattttaataatataaaaaaaagaaatgtagaaaaaaataataatgtattaCATGAAGAGTGCACTATAGGTAATGTAGTAACCATAAAAGAGTTAGAAGATTCTCTTCAAATTTTTAAAGATTTAAATTTAGAAGTAGATTCAAATGGAAATTTGAAAAAGGGAGCCCAAACAACTGATATGGTTATTATAAATgattttcataatataacaaatttAGGAAAAAAAACTGTGGATAAATTAATGCAGGTGGGAATTAATATAGTAGTACAATATGAACCACATAATATAGAatttatagaaaaaatggaaccaaataatgataataataataataataatatattattttatgtggatataaaaaatattatgaacagttcagaaaaaaatattaaattaagTAATTCTAAAGGATATGGATTAATTTTAAACGGAAAAGAAGATATACAAaccataaaaaaaataaaagaattaaatcCTCGTCCTTTATTCATTCTATTAAAATCAGATAACATATATGAACATGTATTAATAACCAGAAGAATAAATGAACTTTTACAATccttaaatataaatataccTTATATACATTATGTTGATATTAATTCAGACaattatgatgatatattaGTTAATTCAACATTATATGCAGGAAGTTGTTTGATGGATTTAATGGGGGATGGTCTTATTGTTAACGTAACTAATGATGTTcttacaaataaaaaaaagatagaaacaaaatatgatgaaaaagaagaagTAGAGGAAGAGGGAAACAATAAACATATTCATAGACTTTTGAGCAGAGTTGCattaaattcatttttaacattaaatattttacaagATACAAGAATACGTTTATTTAAAACAGATTATATAGCTTGCCCATCTTGTGGAAGAactttatttaatatacaAGAAACTactaaaaaaattatgaaattAACAGGGCACTTAAAAGGCGTCAAAATTGCAGTCATGGGATGTATTGTTAATGGCATAGGAGAAATGGCAGATGCACATTTTGGTTATGTTGGTAGTGCACCTAAAAAAAttgatttatattatgGTAAAGAGTTAGTAGAAAGAAATATACCTGAGGAAGAAGCTTGTGATAAATTAATagaattaattaaaaaacaTAACAAATGGAAAGATCCATAA
- a CDS encoding CDGSH iron-sulfur domain-containing protein, putative: MSWQQWWPHDPVVKTDLVDPYLVKVEKKKVYWYCSCGTSKTQPWCDGSHKGTRFKPMMYIPQTSGYRLLCGCKQSMHLPHYDFADLWVRANRNVPKAAAFTYVALFSFGIMTSWLFHP; this comes from the exons atgagTTGGCAACAATGGTGGCCTCATGACCCAGTAGTAAAAACAGATTTAGTTGATCCATATCTTGTGAAagtagaaaaaaaaaag GTTTATTGGTATTGTTCTTGCGGAACAAGTAAAACTCAACCATGGTGTGATGGATCACATAAAGGAACAA gaTTTAAACCAATGATGTATATTCCTCAAACAAGTGGATATAGACTTTTATGTGGATGTAAACAAAGTATGCATTTACCACATTATGATTTTGCGGATTTATGg GTTCGAGCAAATAGAAATGTTCCTAAAGCAGCTGCATTTACATATGTTGCACTTTTTTCGTTTGGTATCATGACATCATGGTTATTTCACCcttaa